Proteins encoded by one window of Anaeromyxobacter diazotrophicus:
- a CDS encoding tRNA-uridine aminocarboxypropyltransferase, protein MARGPVDLARRCARCLFPPEACLCPDVRPVATRTRFLVLRHASELNRPTNSGRWAALALPGLRLVDYALPGEEPDLSALAEPGTVVLFPSPHPAPLVPPPRQVVVLDATWAQARRMIQRVPALQTLPRLALPERAAAGGADPIRRPTVAGGRCTLEAMAGALHLLGEAEAARALDALHAAALERSWRLRRPSAGPAARCA, encoded by the coding sequence ATGGCCCGCGGCCCCGTCGACCTCGCCCGCCGCTGCGCGCGGTGCCTCTTCCCGCCCGAGGCGTGCCTCTGCCCCGACGTCCGCCCGGTCGCGACGCGCACGCGGTTCCTCGTCCTGCGCCACGCGAGCGAGCTCAACCGCCCCACCAACTCCGGCCGCTGGGCGGCGCTCGCGCTGCCGGGCCTGCGCCTCGTCGACTACGCCCTGCCCGGCGAGGAGCCGGACCTCTCGGCGCTGGCGGAGCCGGGCACGGTGGTGCTCTTCCCCTCCCCTCACCCCGCGCCGCTCGTCCCGCCGCCGCGGCAGGTGGTGGTGCTCGACGCCACCTGGGCCCAGGCGCGCCGCATGATCCAGCGCGTCCCGGCGCTCCAGACCCTGCCCAGGCTGGCGCTCCCGGAGCGCGCCGCCGCCGGCGGGGCCGACCCCATCCGTCGCCCGACGGTCGCGGGCGGGCGCTGCACCCTCGAGGCGATGGCGGGGGCGCTCCACCTGCTCGGCGAGGCCGAGGCGGCACGCGCGCTCGACGCGCTCCACGCCGCCGCGCTGGAGCGGAGCTGGCGGCTCCGGCGCCCCTCCGCGGGCCCGGCGGCGAGGTGCGCGTGA
- a CDS encoding zinc-dependent alcohol dehydrogenase family protein → MRAMVLDRPGQPLRLRDLPLPTPGPGQLRVRVRACGVCRTDLHVVDGELPDLGRPVVPGHEVVGLVEALGEGVQGFALGARVGVPWLGWTCGACEYCRSGRENLCDRARFTGYTLDGGYAEAMVADARYCFPLAPGPSDAEAAPLLCAGLIGYRAWRLARGARRLGLYGFGAAAHLAVQVARHAGQEVFAFTRPGDEAGQAFARELGAAWAGDSTARPPRPLDAAILFAPVGALVPLALAAVTKGGTVVCAGIHMSDIPSFPYALLWGERTVCSVANLTRRDGDELLALAPAIPLRTEVETFPLAEASEALARLRGGRIRGAAVLVP, encoded by the coding sequence ATGCGCGCCATGGTCCTCGACCGTCCCGGCCAGCCGCTCCGGCTGCGCGACCTGCCGCTCCCCACGCCCGGCCCGGGACAGCTCCGCGTCCGCGTCCGCGCCTGCGGGGTCTGCCGCACCGACCTGCACGTCGTGGACGGCGAGCTGCCCGACCTCGGCCGGCCGGTCGTCCCGGGGCACGAGGTGGTCGGCCTGGTGGAGGCGCTGGGGGAGGGCGTGCAGGGGTTCGCCCTGGGCGCGCGCGTCGGCGTCCCCTGGCTGGGCTGGACCTGCGGCGCCTGCGAGTACTGCCGGTCCGGCCGCGAGAACCTGTGCGACCGGGCGCGCTTCACCGGCTACACCCTCGACGGCGGGTACGCGGAGGCGATGGTCGCCGACGCGCGCTACTGCTTCCCGCTCGCGCCCGGGCCCAGCGACGCGGAGGCCGCGCCGCTGCTCTGCGCCGGCCTCATCGGCTACCGCGCCTGGCGGCTCGCGCGCGGCGCGCGGCGGCTCGGGCTGTACGGCTTCGGCGCCGCCGCCCACCTGGCGGTGCAGGTCGCGCGCCACGCCGGCCAGGAGGTGTTCGCCTTCACGCGGCCCGGCGACGAGGCCGGACAGGCGTTCGCGCGCGAGCTGGGCGCCGCCTGGGCGGGCGACTCCACCGCTCGGCCGCCCCGGCCGCTCGACGCCGCGATTCTGTTCGCGCCCGTCGGCGCGCTCGTGCCGCTCGCGCTCGCCGCCGTGACGAAGGGCGGCACCGTGGTCTGCGCCGGGATCCACATGAGCGACATCCCGTCCTTCCCGTACGCGCTCCTCTGGGGCGAGCGGACCGTCTGCTCGGTGGCGAACCTCACCCGGCGGGACGGAGACGAGCTCCTGGCGCTCGCGCCCGCGATCCCGCTGCGGACCGAGGTGGAGACGTTCCCGCTCGCGGAGGCGAGCGAGGCGCTGGCGCGGCTGCGCGGCGGAAGGATCCGCGGCGCGGCCGTGCTGGTGCCCTGA
- a CDS encoding multiheme c-type cytochrome, producing MTTTTTCLRFALIAALAGGLAAGCKSARRISGDTHEEARPSLFTHEKHSSVDCVDCHTEIAQAKRLGEAKLPPVSKCEECHPDLANPTDDTTRNAAAAAASLAHRPARDYQLTFDHEGHLKRLQAKDVNQACARCHKDLPEAGVVRDVTPTMATCTSCHHHQQDVALARCSPCHVSLRRYPLKPIEALAAISHQGNWIRGHGGAAKNGAETCAQCHDQTYCATCHTAATVPFRPEIRFPERVEADFIHRGDYVSRHQMEAAADPASCRKCHGSFFCDSCHRAQNLSSNLVAGGNPNNPHPLGWANDKSKGSAFHGNAARNNIIACAGCHDQGAASICTTCHRSFGPGQPGLGGNPHPGDFRLKHSRADIRKNGMCLACHTAG from the coding sequence ATGACCACCACGACGACCTGCCTTCGCTTCGCCCTGATCGCCGCCCTCGCCGGCGGCCTCGCCGCCGGGTGCAAGAGCGCCAGGCGCATCTCCGGCGACACGCACGAGGAGGCGCGCCCGAGCCTCTTCACCCACGAGAAGCACAGCAGCGTCGACTGCGTCGACTGCCACACCGAGATCGCGCAGGCGAAGCGGCTCGGCGAGGCGAAGCTGCCGCCGGTGTCGAAGTGCGAGGAGTGCCACCCGGACCTCGCGAACCCCACCGACGACACCACCCGCAACGCCGCGGCGGCCGCCGCGTCGCTCGCCCACCGCCCGGCGCGCGACTACCAGCTCACCTTCGACCACGAAGGCCACCTCAAGCGGCTCCAGGCGAAGGATGTGAACCAGGCCTGCGCCCGGTGCCACAAGGACCTGCCCGAGGCCGGGGTGGTCCGCGACGTCACGCCGACCATGGCGACCTGCACCTCCTGTCACCACCACCAGCAGGACGTGGCCCTGGCGAGGTGCTCGCCCTGCCACGTGAGCCTGCGCCGCTACCCGCTGAAGCCCATCGAGGCGCTGGCGGCCATATCGCACCAGGGCAACTGGATCCGCGGCCACGGCGGCGCCGCCAAGAACGGCGCCGAAACCTGCGCCCAGTGCCACGACCAGACCTACTGCGCGACCTGCCACACGGCCGCGACCGTGCCCTTCCGCCCCGAGATCCGCTTCCCCGAGCGCGTCGAGGCCGACTTCATCCACCGCGGCGACTACGTCTCGCGCCACCAGATGGAGGCCGCGGCCGACCCGGCCAGCTGCCGCAAGTGCCACGGCTCCTTCTTCTGCGACAGCTGCCACCGGGCGCAGAACCTCTCCTCGAACCTCGTCGCCGGCGGTAACCCGAACAACCCGCACCCGCTCGGCTGGGCCAACGACAAGAGCAAGGGCTCCGCGTTCCACGGCAATGCCGCGCGCAACAACATCATCGCCTGCGCCGGCTGCCACGATCAGGGCGCGGCCTCGATCTGCACCACCTGCCACCGCTCCTTCGGCCCCGGCCAGCCGGGTCTCGGCGGCAATCCGCACCCGGGCGACTTCCGCCTGAAGCACAGCCGCGCCGACATCCGGAAGAACGGGATGTGCCTGGCCTGCCACACGGCCGGGTGA
- a CDS encoding alpha/beta fold hydrolase, with translation MQPTSRTLLANGLRHHVLEWDGGGRTTLLCLHGFLDLAWAFHQVAPALAARGYHVVAPDLRGHGETERVGAGGYYHFMDYLLDVADLADALGRERLALVGHSMGGSITGYFAGAFPERVWRGVIMEGIRIPEVAPESMPHRVEEWIHGVRRARAHGQKVYRSLEEAAARIRLHDPLCPEAEARFIAERGTRPVPGGVAWLHDPLHVTRAPYAFRTDHARAFWQAARCPVLLVEGALSERVPIDYPQRLAAFPDARRVVVEGAGHMMMRHRPEAVARVVLEFLEA, from the coding sequence GTGCAGCCCACCTCCCGCACCCTGCTCGCGAACGGCCTGCGCCACCACGTCCTCGAGTGGGACGGCGGCGGCCGCACCACCCTGCTCTGCCTCCACGGCTTCCTCGATCTGGCCTGGGCCTTCCACCAGGTCGCGCCCGCGCTGGCCGCGCGCGGCTACCACGTCGTCGCGCCCGACCTGCGCGGGCACGGCGAGACGGAGCGCGTCGGCGCGGGCGGCTACTACCACTTCATGGACTACCTGCTCGACGTGGCGGACCTCGCCGACGCCCTCGGGCGCGAGCGGCTGGCGCTGGTCGGGCACTCCATGGGCGGCTCCATCACCGGCTACTTCGCCGGCGCCTTCCCGGAGCGCGTCTGGCGGGGGGTGATCATGGAGGGCATCCGCATCCCCGAGGTGGCGCCCGAGTCGATGCCGCACCGGGTGGAGGAGTGGATCCACGGCGTGCGCCGCGCCCGGGCCCACGGCCAGAAGGTGTACCGCTCGCTCGAGGAGGCCGCGGCGCGCATCCGGCTGCACGACCCGCTCTGCCCGGAGGCGGAGGCGCGCTTCATCGCCGAGCGCGGCACGCGCCCGGTGCCGGGCGGCGTCGCCTGGCTCCACGACCCCCTCCACGTCACCCGCGCGCCGTACGCCTTCCGCACCGACCACGCCCGCGCCTTCTGGCAGGCGGCCCGCTGCCCGGTGCTGCTCGTGGAAGGCGCGCTCTCGGAGCGCGTCCCCATCGATTACCCGCAACGGCTCGCCGCCTTCCCCGACGCGCGCCGGGTGGTGGTGGAGGGCGCCGGCCACATGATGATGCGCCACCGGCCGGAGGCGGTGGCGCGGGTGGTGCTGGAGTTCCTCGAGGCGTAG
- a CDS encoding glycosyltransferase 87 family protein, with translation MTARGAPAGARAQDRGGPERRGPWWAPPAIGLGLYVPAAVLLVAVLGFAGLWYGLFDISDIPLYHSYATAMDRGLRPFLDFPAEYPPLALRLFAYPGHPAELEAYAACFFLLMLLALAVGAVVTAAAAARLWAGQRRVATVAATYGLSVLALGAVVANRFDAVVATLLACALWATVSRRWVLAGLALGLGTALKLTPLILLPAAALFAADRRSRAALLGAFAVAALGPFAVEGPSTAWAAVLRVFEFHGARPVQLESALGTPLLLAHLAGLQPARVGRAFGSEFIDARGAGLLARASGPLALALLLGTYGLVWRRRAELRASPRRLALVALAALLAFLVPAKVLSPQFLVWLLPAVALAAPEAPGLAAWLVVVLFLTQLEFPSRYLELVALRPATVLLVAARNAGLAVALVWVLVRLAQPRTPSPEVP, from the coding sequence GTGACGGCGCGCGGCGCGCCCGCCGGAGCGCGGGCTCAGGACCGCGGCGGCCCCGAGCGTCGTGGCCCGTGGTGGGCCCCGCCCGCGATCGGCCTCGGCCTGTACGTGCCCGCGGCCGTCCTGCTCGTGGCGGTGCTCGGCTTCGCGGGCCTCTGGTACGGGCTGTTCGACATCTCCGACATCCCCCTGTACCACTCGTACGCGACGGCGATGGACCGCGGCCTCCGCCCGTTCCTGGACTTCCCGGCCGAGTACCCGCCGCTGGCCTTGCGCCTGTTCGCGTACCCCGGTCACCCCGCGGAGCTCGAAGCCTACGCCGCCTGCTTCTTTCTCCTGATGCTGCTGGCGCTGGCGGTGGGCGCGGTGGTCACCGCCGCCGCCGCCGCCCGGCTCTGGGCCGGCCAGCGCCGGGTGGCGACCGTCGCCGCGACCTACGGGCTCTCGGTCCTGGCGCTGGGCGCCGTCGTCGCGAACCGCTTCGACGCGGTGGTGGCGACGCTCCTCGCCTGCGCGCTCTGGGCGACCGTCTCGCGGCGGTGGGTCCTCGCCGGGCTGGCGCTCGGCCTCGGCACCGCCTTGAAGCTCACCCCCCTCATCCTGCTGCCGGCCGCCGCGCTGTTCGCGGCGGATCGGCGCTCGCGCGCCGCCCTCCTCGGCGCGTTCGCGGTGGCGGCGCTGGGCCCCTTCGCCGTCGAAGGGCCCTCCACCGCGTGGGCCGCGGTCCTCCGCGTCTTCGAGTTCCACGGGGCCCGGCCGGTCCAGCTGGAGAGCGCGCTGGGGACGCCGCTCCTGCTCGCGCACCTCGCCGGGCTGCAGCCGGCGCGGGTCGGGCGAGCGTTCGGGTCGGAGTTCATCGACGCCCGCGGCGCGGGGCTCCTGGCGCGCGCCTCGGGGCCGCTGGCCCTCGCGCTCCTCCTCGGGACGTACGGCCTGGTCTGGCGGCGGCGCGCCGAGCTGCGGGCGTCGCCACGGCGCCTCGCGCTCGTGGCGCTGGCCGCGCTGCTGGCCTTCCTCGTGCCGGCCAAGGTGCTCTCGCCCCAGTTCCTCGTCTGGCTCCTGCCCGCCGTGGCGCTCGCCGCGCCGGAGGCGCCCGGGCTCGCCGCCTGGCTCGTGGTCGTGCTCTTCCTGACGCAGCTCGAGTTCCCGTCGCGGTACCTCGAGCTGGTGGCCCTCCGGCCCGCCACGGTGCTGCTCGTCGCGGCGCGCAACGCCGGGCTGGCGGTGGCGCTGGTATGGGTTTTGGTGCGGCTTGCTCAGCCTCGCACCCCTTCACCTGAAGTTCCCTGA
- a CDS encoding class I SAM-dependent methyltransferase — MDSAPHVETLDRWICSYTRHAPLALCIRELNRLLALESVAPAIGGNGPVLDVGCGDGFWWTLLDRKSEDVYGVDIARTEVSQAASRIRAEVGDISRDRPFPDIEFEQIIGNCSLEHVRDIDSALKNLRSCAAPGARLVLFVPSVQWAFHGITQRMLLRRAPRISMAIAGAFNGFFQHWHLYSVPVWQRLLSQHRWTVTKAYGLGSPRSEFLFRLFLPSSFVAFLFKSVFGSYPNRALVLVPDMALTPVRRLLAWALQGPLVPFESPTAYEYMIVAEATGDGS, encoded by the coding sequence ATGGACTCGGCACCTCACGTAGAAACACTCGATCGCTGGATATGCTCGTATACGCGACATGCGCCGCTTGCGCTCTGCATTCGCGAACTGAACCGTCTGCTTGCGCTCGAGAGTGTCGCGCCAGCCATAGGCGGCAACGGCCCGGTGCTCGATGTCGGCTGCGGAGACGGGTTCTGGTGGACTCTGCTCGACCGGAAATCTGAGGATGTCTACGGCGTTGACATCGCTCGGACGGAGGTGTCTCAGGCGGCGTCCCGTATCCGCGCGGAAGTCGGCGACATATCGCGCGACCGGCCGTTTCCGGATATCGAGTTCGAGCAAATCATCGGGAACTGCTCGTTGGAACACGTGCGCGACATCGACTCGGCCTTGAAGAATCTACGCTCGTGCGCTGCGCCCGGCGCACGCCTTGTGCTGTTTGTGCCCTCGGTGCAATGGGCCTTTCACGGAATAACCCAGCGGATGCTGCTTAGGCGTGCCCCTCGGATCTCCATGGCCATCGCCGGGGCATTCAATGGCTTTTTCCAGCATTGGCACCTATACAGCGTCCCCGTTTGGCAGAGGCTGTTGAGCCAGCACCGCTGGACGGTGACAAAGGCATATGGTCTAGGTAGCCCGCGGTCCGAGTTCTTGTTCCGGTTGTTTCTCCCGAGTTCGTTTGTGGCCTTCCTCTTCAAGTCAGTATTCGGTAGTTACCCCAATCGCGCGCTCGTTCTCGTTCCAGACATGGCCCTGACGCCTGTCCGCCGCCTGCTCGCCTGGGCGTTACAGGGTCCTCTCGTGCCGTTCGAGTCGCCTACGGCGTACGAATACATGATTGTCGCGGAGGCGACTGGCGATGGAAGCTGA
- a CDS encoding class I SAM-dependent methyltransferase, translating to MEAEYFVNHGRVYRFPWSLYHRPIQGDLRKFLRLVADSKTSPRVLVVGCGLGQEIDAAPSNIKLTAVDIDPRAIALLQARRDPRVVRAEVVLPDQDLRTLGETFDAVFAKEVIEHIEHWRSYLDVLRRILEPGGRLWLSTPNYGEPWLPLLERTFLEIVARHGGYSRKNIHPSQLSAKTLEHGLASVQFTDIDVRVTSFRLALVAWATAGPTR from the coding sequence ATGGAAGCTGAGTACTTCGTAAACCATGGAAGAGTGTATCGCTTCCCATGGTCGCTCTATCATCGGCCTATCCAGGGCGATCTACGGAAGTTCCTGCGGTTGGTAGCTGACAGCAAGACGTCCCCACGTGTCTTGGTGGTCGGATGCGGGCTCGGTCAAGAGATCGACGCGGCTCCGTCGAATATCAAACTTACGGCAGTTGACATCGACCCGCGGGCGATCGCGCTGCTGCAGGCACGCCGGGACCCCCGTGTTGTTCGCGCCGAGGTCGTCTTGCCGGACCAAGATTTGCGAACGCTCGGGGAAACGTTCGATGCTGTGTTCGCCAAGGAAGTTATCGAACATATCGAGCACTGGCGTTCGTATCTCGATGTTCTTCGGCGGATCCTTGAGCCTGGAGGCCGGCTCTGGCTCAGCACGCCTAATTACGGGGAACCCTGGCTCCCGCTCCTCGAAAGGACGTTCCTGGAGATCGTTGCACGACATGGCGGATACTCGCGAAAGAACATCCATCCGAGCCAGTTGTCGGCAAAGACCCTTGAGCATGGACTGGCGAGTGTTCAGTTCACCGACATCGATGTCCGGGTGACATCGTTTCGGCTCGCACTCGTGGCGTGGGCGACTGCGGGGCCGACACGGTGA
- a CDS encoding fused MFS/spermidine synthase — MPRSRAYALAAATMFFVSGAVGLVYQVVWSRLFNEVFGVTAYAVTAVLATYLGGLALGAWWLGRFADRTPRPLRLYGWLELGAAATALGGAFLLRTFEPAHVWAANHLAPASPALLLVRVGLASAVVLPPTALMGATLPAMTRACVERVGALGARLSLLYGLNTAGAVAGTLLAGFVLIGTLGVHPTLLAAVAANAAVGLAALLLGSLAAPLPVAAAPAEPEPAPSPGGAAPAGRGARLLLVAMALSGFASLTLEVLWTRLLVLVFGTSTYAFVTMLAAFLVGIALGSLVCRGVVDRLQAPRRTFGWVQVAIALSTLATVPAMRALVATGQRWFDGHQLRWVELFAGRFGLSFLVMIVPTTLIGTTFPLAARLWARTTRDLGGRLGQLYGANTLGNIAGAAVGGFVLLPALGIQRAVASVTALNLAAALWALWPEPADRRRRVTLLRTGAIAAALPACALAVVLWRPAPFVTSEEHEGDRVLYYHEGLVSTVKVTQRADDARQLQMFVDGVRIGQSQVGVDRKQQVLAHFPFLLHPGATPRLVLTIGLGSGILSGEVAHHPGVERVDCVELSPSVIEGARTFGDYNGHVLERPGARIIADDGVNFLRRAPDRYDAIISDGKSRSGHAGNALFYSEEYYRSAREHLAPDGIMMQWIPLDVPSRDMRTIVRTFLGSFPYAYLWLSQDSCFLVGRAEPLVFDPVHVQRELDAPAAADLRRHGWRTVADVAGLLVDDAPALQPWLAGDDRVNSLERPVLEFYDPSELATSDARRESANLSALAATWRGPLTTVRVTGTAPPRATEALARLVAGLDLASRGDARGADLLGQAAANASAAGALQQWASLAIFDLGRRLDVQGEQAAAAQLYRASLRAWPELVEAHLNLGRLLAAQGQAAEAGSELRRALELNPDSGAAHRALARLLAELGDAEGAVRHARAAAQVGPELADAHEVLALALAMSGQLDEAVPEVREALRLAPAWPEPMMRLALLLTIRPHATSEDVREAVRLARRAAELTEGRDPAALETLAAAYASAGEFRDAVAAEQRAAELAAAAGDGALSAATAAALELYRHGRLLPRGEAAPAAP; from the coding sequence ATGCCACGGTCTCGCGCCTACGCGCTCGCAGCCGCGACGATGTTCTTCGTCTCCGGGGCGGTCGGCCTCGTCTACCAGGTCGTCTGGTCGCGCCTCTTCAACGAGGTGTTCGGGGTCACCGCCTACGCGGTCACCGCGGTGCTCGCCACCTACCTGGGCGGCCTCGCGCTGGGGGCGTGGTGGCTCGGGCGGTTCGCCGACCGTACGCCGCGCCCGCTGCGGCTCTACGGCTGGCTCGAGCTCGGGGCGGCGGCGACGGCGCTGGGCGGCGCGTTCCTGCTCCGGACCTTCGAGCCCGCGCACGTCTGGGCGGCCAACCACCTCGCGCCCGCCTCGCCGGCGCTGCTGCTCGTGCGTGTGGGGCTCGCCTCGGCTGTCGTGCTCCCGCCGACGGCCCTCATGGGCGCGACGCTCCCGGCCATGACCCGCGCCTGCGTGGAGCGGGTCGGCGCGCTCGGCGCGCGGCTCAGCCTCCTCTACGGCCTCAATACCGCGGGCGCCGTTGCCGGCACGCTCCTCGCCGGCTTCGTCCTCATCGGCACGCTGGGGGTCCACCCCACCCTGCTCGCGGCGGTGGCGGCGAACGCGGCCGTCGGCCTCGCCGCGCTCCTGCTCGGGAGCCTCGCCGCGCCCCTGCCGGTGGCGGCGGCGCCGGCCGAGCCCGAGCCCGCGCCGTCGCCAGGCGGCGCCGCCCCGGCAGGCCGCGGCGCCCGCCTGCTGCTCGTCGCGATGGCGCTCTCCGGCTTCGCCTCGCTGACGCTCGAGGTGCTCTGGACGCGGCTCCTCGTGCTGGTCTTCGGCACCTCCACCTACGCCTTCGTCACCATGCTGGCGGCCTTCCTGGTCGGCATCGCGCTCGGCAGCCTCGTCTGCCGCGGTGTCGTCGACCGGCTCCAGGCGCCGCGCCGCACCTTCGGCTGGGTGCAGGTCGCCATCGCCCTCTCGACCCTCGCCACGGTCCCGGCCATGCGGGCCCTGGTGGCCACCGGACAGCGCTGGTTCGACGGGCACCAGCTCCGCTGGGTGGAGCTCTTCGCCGGGCGCTTCGGGCTGAGCTTCCTCGTCATGATCGTCCCGACCACGCTCATCGGGACCACCTTCCCGCTCGCGGCGCGCCTGTGGGCGCGCACCACCCGCGACCTGGGCGGTCGCCTCGGCCAGCTCTACGGCGCGAACACGCTCGGCAACATCGCCGGGGCGGCGGTGGGCGGGTTCGTGCTCCTCCCCGCGCTCGGGATCCAGCGGGCGGTGGCCTCGGTGACCGCGCTCAACCTGGCGGCCGCGCTGTGGGCGCTCTGGCCGGAGCCCGCCGACCGGCGGCGCCGGGTCACCCTGCTCCGCACCGGCGCCATCGCGGCGGCGCTCCCGGCGTGCGCGCTGGCGGTGGTCCTGTGGCGGCCGGCCCCCTTCGTCACCAGCGAGGAGCACGAGGGCGACCGCGTGCTCTACTACCACGAGGGCCTCGTCTCGACCGTCAAGGTGACCCAGCGCGCCGACGACGCGCGGCAGCTCCAGATGTTCGTGGACGGCGTCCGCATCGGCCAGAGCCAGGTGGGCGTCGACCGCAAGCAGCAGGTGCTGGCCCACTTCCCGTTCCTCCTGCACCCCGGCGCGACGCCGCGGCTCGTGCTCACCATCGGCCTCGGCAGCGGCATCCTGAGCGGCGAGGTGGCGCACCACCCGGGCGTGGAGCGGGTGGACTGCGTGGAGCTGTCACCCTCGGTCATCGAGGGCGCCCGCACCTTCGGCGACTACAACGGGCACGTGCTGGAGCGGCCCGGGGCGCGGATCATCGCGGACGACGGGGTGAACTTCCTCCGCCGCGCGCCGGACCGCTACGACGCCATCATCTCGGACGGCAAGTCCCGCTCCGGCCACGCGGGGAACGCGCTCTTCTACTCCGAGGAGTACTACCGCAGCGCGCGCGAGCACCTCGCGCCGGACGGGATCATGATGCAGTGGATCCCGCTCGACGTGCCGTCGCGGGACATGCGCACCATCGTGCGCACGTTCCTCGGCAGCTTCCCTTACGCCTACCTCTGGCTGTCGCAGGACTCGTGCTTCCTGGTCGGCCGGGCCGAGCCGCTCGTCTTCGACCCGGTGCACGTCCAGCGCGAGCTCGACGCGCCCGCCGCGGCGGACCTCCGCCGCCACGGCTGGCGGACGGTCGCCGACGTGGCCGGGCTGCTCGTGGACGACGCGCCGGCGCTCCAGCCGTGGCTCGCCGGCGACGACCGGGTGAACTCGCTCGAGCGGCCGGTGCTCGAGTTCTACGATCCGAGCGAGCTCGCCACCTCCGACGCGCGGCGCGAGAGCGCGAACCTCTCCGCCCTGGCCGCCACCTGGCGCGGGCCGCTCACCACCGTCCGGGTGACGGGCACCGCGCCACCGCGCGCCACCGAGGCGCTGGCGCGGCTGGTGGCCGGGCTCGACCTCGCCTCGCGGGGCGACGCGCGCGGCGCCGACCTCCTCGGCCAGGCCGCGGCCAACGCCTCGGCGGCGGGCGCGCTCCAGCAGTGGGCCTCGCTCGCGATCTTCGACCTGGGCCGCCGGCTCGACGTCCAGGGGGAGCAGGCCGCCGCCGCCCAGCTCTACCGCGCGTCCCTGCGCGCCTGGCCGGAGCTGGTCGAGGCCCACCTCAACCTGGGCCGCCTGCTGGCGGCCCAGGGGCAGGCCGCCGAGGCGGGCTCCGAGCTCCGGCGCGCGCTGGAGCTCAACCCCGACTCCGGCGCCGCGCACCGCGCGCTGGCGCGGCTGCTGGCCGAGCTGGGCGACGCCGAGGGCGCCGTCCGTCACGCGCGCGCGGCCGCGCAGGTCGGCCCCGAGCTGGCCGACGCGCACGAGGTGCTGGCGCTGGCGCTGGCGATGAGCGGCCAGCTCGACGAGGCCGTGCCGGAGGTGCGCGAGGCGCTGCGCCTCGCGCCTGCCTGGCCGGAGCCCATGATGCGGCTCGCCCTCCTGCTCACGATCCGGCCGCACGCCACCTCCGAGGACGTCCGCGAGGCGGTCCGTCTCGCCCGGCGGGCGGCGGAGCTGACGGAGGGGCGCGACCCGGCGGCGCTGGAGACGCTCGCCGCCGCCTACGCCTCCGCGGGCGAATTCCGCGACGCGGTCGCGGCGGAGCAGCGCGCCGCGGAGCTGGCCGCGGCCGCGGGCGACGGCGCCCTCTCCGCCGCGACCGCCGCCGCGCTCGAGCTCTACCGGCACGGGCGCCTGCTCCCGCGCGGCGAGGCCGCGCCGGCCGCGCCCTGA
- the fdhE gene encoding formate dehydrogenase accessory protein FdhE, translating into MTADPQSPSGPGGLTDIPHLRLPDAQALFRRRAERFAALAPGHTLSEYLELLGRVAEAQRVAAATLTPALPRALAPERPLDATNLRRGPEWLAALKVVLDALSAAEVPGESRAALALLAELPPPELEALADRVLANAVAGADLAAGAFVAAALQVHFTGLAAQLTPDAAPRTRDGCPACGSLPVVGIVLGDDKLRYLVCSLCGAQWHHTRVQCTACHEGKGLTYYQLGAEQAAAAKLPAAYVKAEACAACKAYTKLFYVEQAPALEPFADDVATLALDLLMAEEGWARHGVNLFLMAGEERLPDRR; encoded by the coding sequence GTGACGGCCGACCCGCAGTCGCCCTCCGGCCCGGGCGGCCTCACGGACATCCCGCACCTGCGCCTCCCCGACGCGCAGGCGCTCTTCCGGCGCCGGGCCGAGCGCTTCGCCGCGCTCGCGCCCGGGCACACGCTCTCGGAGTACCTCGAGCTCCTGGGTCGGGTGGCCGAGGCCCAGCGCGTCGCGGCCGCCACGCTCACGCCCGCCCTGCCCCGCGCGCTCGCCCCGGAGCGCCCGCTCGACGCGACGAACCTGCGGCGCGGGCCGGAGTGGCTGGCGGCCCTGAAGGTCGTCCTCGACGCGCTCTCCGCCGCCGAGGTGCCGGGGGAGAGCCGGGCCGCGCTCGCGCTGCTCGCCGAGCTGCCGCCCCCGGAGCTGGAGGCGCTCGCCGACCGCGTGCTCGCGAACGCGGTGGCCGGGGCGGACCTCGCCGCCGGCGCCTTCGTGGCGGCGGCGCTCCAGGTCCACTTCACCGGGCTCGCCGCCCAGCTCACCCCGGACGCCGCGCCGCGTACGCGGGACGGCTGCCCCGCCTGCGGCTCCCTGCCCGTGGTCGGGATCGTGCTCGGCGACGACAAGCTCCGCTACCTCGTCTGCAGCCTCTGCGGCGCGCAGTGGCACCACACCCGCGTCCAGTGCACGGCCTGCCACGAGGGGAAGGGGCTCACCTACTACCAGCTCGGCGCCGAGCAGGCGGCCGCGGCGAAGCTCCCCGCCGCCTACGTGAAGGCGGAGGCCTGCGCCGCCTGCAAGGCGTACACGAAGCTCTTCTACGTCGAGCAGGCGCCGGCGCTCGAGCCCTTCGCCGACGACGTCGCGACGCTCGCCCTCGACCTCCTCATGGCCGAGGAGGGCTGGGCGCGGCACGGGGTGAACCTGTTCCTCATGGCGGGGGAGGAGCGGCTGCCCGACCGGCGCTGA